The Pygocentrus nattereri isolate fPygNat1 chromosome 4, fPygNat1.pri, whole genome shotgun sequence genome includes a window with the following:
- the LOC108424533 gene encoding ankyrin repeat and SOCS box protein 2-like isoform X7 — protein sequence MEQLVQLAGERRLQDAQVTHDPVAFPGSHQSYPWMTLPSWTIPRPVSLNASSHGDDEGPLIQAIRSGDADKVRDIMMSVTNPRSLMGPNKDGWTPLHEAAYYGQIDCLTILLAAAPWMINSKTLKNQTPLILAVSRGHLACMKYLLKNGADPGIPTTSNDTPLYEACATFNVQMVQLLVQYGADVNQKCLDGWTVLHEAVTQNNQEICEILLDYGAMVCSPNLYGVTPLFLAAQCGCVKVLKFLLKNGADINSEAKDGATALYEACRNGHTEIVELLLSQSADANRPGKDGLLPLHVAAKGGSDGIVSMLIPTTSKTKIQQSGISPLHLAAENDEDDVLELLIQADFEINAVLAPKHSHMYEDRRITALYFAVDNSNIEAATMLLEAGADPNLDPFNPLLLAVRKDHVEMATLLMEHGANVNASIPTHPTTFPACVMLSVRNLTMLKCVMDHGGDAIACFQCEYSFKQHPNMDFTYISCELQYRPQMATHSCLQFCEMISHPMVNRWAGPMIDLLLDYVGHVKLCSRLNEQLEIYDSWAHIKEKSTLPKCLMQLCRLRIRQLMGTERLKYISTLPLPRRLIEYLNFKQQK from the exons ATGGAG CAGCTGGTGCAGCTGGCAGGGGAGAGAAGGCTGCAGGATGCTCAGGTGACCCATGATCCAGTGGCCTTCCCAGGATCCCACCAAAGCTATCCTTGGATGACCCTTCCCTCTTGGACTATTCCGCGCCCTGTCTCCCTCAATGCCAGCTCTCATGG GGATGATGAGGGCCCATTGATCCAAGCCATACGGAGTGGTGATGCAGACAAAGTGAGGGATATCATGATGTCTGTGACGAATCCAAGAAGCTTAATGGGACCAAATAAAGATGGGTGGACCCCACTGCATGAAGCTGCATATTATGGCCAGATTGATTGTTTGACGATTTTGCTAGCAG CTGCCCCATGGATGATCAACAGTAAAACCCTTAAAAACCAGACTCCTCTTATTCTGGCTGTATCTAGGGGACATTTAGCATGCATGAAATATCTCTTGAAGAATGGAGCAGACCCCGGCATCCCAACCACGTCCAATGACACCCCCCTGTATGAAG CTTGTGCAACATTCAATGTACAAATGGTGCAGCTCCTTGTGCAGTATGGGGCAGATGTCAATCAGAAATGTTTGGATGGATGGACCGTTCTACACGAGGCAGTGACACAAAACAATCAGGAAATCTGTGAGATTCTATTGGATTATGGGGCCATGGTCTGCTCTCCCAACCTTTATGGTGTGACCCCTCTGTTCTTGGCAGCCCAATGTGGATGTGTTAAGGTTCTAAAGTTCCTGTTGAAAAACG GTGCTGACATAAACAGTGAAGCAAAGGATGGTGCTACAGCTTTATATGAGGCCTGCAGGAATGGTCACACAGAGATTGTGGAGTTACttctgtctcagagtgctgatGCTAATAGGCCTGGGAAGGATGGACTTTTACCTCTTCATGTGGCTGCAAAGGGTGGAAGTGATGG GATTGTGTCCATGCTGATCCCAACCACGAGCAAGactaaaatacaacaaagtgGCATCAGTCCTCTGCATCTGGCAGCTGAAAATGATGAGGATGATGTCCTGGAGCTCCTGATCCAGGCTGACTTTGAAATAAATGCTGTCCTGGCTCCAAAACATTCCCACATGTATGAAGACCGTCGCATTACAGCTCTGTACTTTGCTGTTGACAATAGCAACATTGAAGCTGCCACCATGCTTCTGGAGGCTGGAGCTGACCCTAACTTAGACCCATTCAACCCCCTTCTGCTGGCAGTGAGGAAGGATCATGTTGAGATGGCCACCTTGCTTATGGAGCATGGAGCCAACGTTAATGCCTCCATCCCCACACACCCCACCACCTTCCCAGCCTGTGTGATGCTAAGTGTGAGGAACCTCACAATGCTAAAATGTGTGATGGACCATGGTGGTGATGCCATAGCATGCTTTCAGTGTGAATACAGCTTCAAGCAACATCCAAATATGGactttacatatatcagttgtGAGCTACAATATAGACCTCAGATGGCCACACACTCCTGTTTGCAG TTCTGTGAGATGATCTCTCATCCTATGGTGAATCGCTGGGCAGGACCCATGATAGACCTGCTGCTGGACTATGTAGGACATGTTAAACTCTGTTCAAGACTCAATGAACAGCTGGAAATCTATGACTCCTGGGCACATATAAAAGAGAAATCAA CTCTGCCAAAATGTCTAATGCAGCTCTGCAGACTAAGGATCCGGCAGCTGATGGGTACAGAAAGGCTAAAGTATATCAGCACACTGCCACTTCCAAGAAGACTTATCGAGTACCTAAACTTTAAGCAGCAGAAATAA
- the LOC119263217 gene encoding uncharacterized protein LOC119263217: protein MLKLKHVLMELSKKRKELLELSDQSCDIQQEMQKVKAALRPQSLSIEDLSEAEKAVIRFSQFERFNKEIVGLSSGKTEVSKGSTIHRLNPVLENELLRVGGRLCKAAMPEEIKHPIILSKDQHISKLILKHIHEQVGHGGRNQVLSKLREKYWITHANAATRKILSSCGLCRRFKGKLGEQKMADLPVERLTPDLPPFTNVGVDYFGPFEVKRGRSFVKRYGVIFTCMASRAIHLEVAYSLDTDACINAIRRFICRRGQVSHLRSDNGTNFTGAERELKEALAALNHDKIQKVFLQEGIKWSFNAPTASHHGGAWERIIRMVKKILTSLLHQQTLDDEGLHTVLCEVEAIINDRPITKLSEDPNDLEPLTPNHLLTMKRKPVLPPGLFDRTDMYGKRRWRQVQYISDLFWKRWITEYLPLLQERQKWTKKKRNLVPGDIVLVADTTAPRNSWVLGRVFKIYPDKKGLVRSAQVQTKTSLLTRPITKLCLLLEGL, encoded by the coding sequence ATGCTGAAATTAAAACATGTCTTAATGGAATTGAGCAAGAAAAGGAAGGAATTGTTGGAATTGTCAGACCAATCCTGTGACATTCAGCaggaaatgcagaaggtcaaaGCTGCATTAAGACCACAAAGCTTGTCCATAGAGGACCTTTCTGAAGCAGAAAAGGCAGTCATTCGTTTTTCTCAGTTTGAAAGGTTTAACAAAGAAATTGTTGGACTGTCCTCAGGAAAAACGGAAGTGTCAAAAGGCAGCACTATCCACCGATTGAACCCGGTCCTGGAAAATGAATTGTTGAGAGTTGGTGGAAGATTGTGTAAGGCAGCAATGCCTGAAGAGATTAAGCATCCCATCATTTTATCCAAAGACCAACATATTTCCAAGCTTATTTTAAAGCATATACATGAACAGGTCGGTCATGGTGGAAGAAACCAGGTTCTGTCCAAATTGCGTGAGAAATATTGGATAACTCATGCCAATGCAGCAACAAGGAAAATTCTATCCAGTTGTGGCTTGTGTAGGAGATTCAAAGGAAAACTGGGTGAACAAAAAATGGCCGATTTGCCTGTTGAAAGGTTGACTCCTGATCTTCCTCCATTTACTAATGTTGGAGTTGATTACTTCGGGCCATTTGAAGTAAAACGAGGACGTTCCTTTGTAAAGCGATATGGTGTTATTTTTACGTGCATGGCTAGTAGAGCCATACATTTAGAAGTGGCCTATTCTTTGGATACAGATGCATGTATTAATGCCATTCGAAGATTCATTTGCAGAAGAGGACAAGTCTCTCATTTGAGATCAGACAATGGAACCAATTTCACTGGTGCAGAAAGGGAATTAAAAGAAGCATTGGCAGCTTTAAACCATGATAAGATTCAGAAAGTCTTTCTGCAGGAAGGAATCAAATGGAGCTTTAATGCACCTACAGCCTCCCATCACGGCGGTGCATGGGAGCGAATCATTAGGATGGTGAAAAAGATTCTTACATCCCTTTTGCACCAGCAGACTTTAGATGATGAGGGGTTACACACAGTTTTATGTGAAGTGGAAGCGATCATTAATGATCGCCCAATCACCAAATTGTCTGAGGATCCAAATGACTTAGAGCCTCTTACCCCCAACCATCTTCTTACTATGAAAAGGAAACCAGTCTTGCCTCCAGGGCTATTTGATAGGACTGACATGTATGGAAAAAGAAGGTGGAGACAAGTGCAGTACATCTCTgaccttttttggaaaaggtGGATTACAGAGTACTTGCCTTTACTACAGgaacgacaaaaatggaccaAGAAGAAACGAAATCTGGTGCCTGGCGATATAGTTCTGGTTGCAGATACCACAGCTCCTCGTAATTCCTGGGTACTTGGCAGGGTATTTAAAATATACCCAGATAAGAAAGGGCTGGTTAGATCAGCACAAGTACAAACCAAAACCAGTCTCTTGACCAGACCAATAACAAAACTTTGCCTTTTACTAGAGGGGTTATGA